In Magnetococcales bacterium, the sequence CAATCAAACCCCTCCGGAATCACCCAATCCTCCGTCTCCCGAAACCGCCTGACCTCCTCCTGCTGCTTCTCCCGATACCCATGATACACCGCATCCACCTCCAACCCCGCCAACACATCCTCCTCCTCCCCCGCCAACCCGCTCAACTGCCAGACGCGCTCCACATCCACATCCTGCCGCCGCAACAACTCCCACCCCGTCTGATACCCCACCACCGATTCATCCCGCTCCAACAACACCTCCCGCAAAGGCAAACGCACGCTGTGCAACACCTCCCCCCCTTTAACCAACAACTCCTGCTTGCGCACGAAACGCATCCAACGTTCCTCACTCACCAAACCCAACTCGCGCCCGATCGGCGTCAATCGCGCATCCGCATTGTCCGCTCGCAACAACAGCCGAAACTCCGCCCGAGAGGTGAACATGCGATAGGGCTCATCCACGCCCCGCGTCACCAGATCGTCGATCATCACCCCGATATAGCATTGATCCCTCCCCGGACGGAACAAGGGCTTCTCCGCCGCGAACAAAGCCCCGTTGATCCCGGCAACCAGTCCTTGCGCCGCAGCCTCTTCATATCCGGTGGTGCCGTTGATCTGTCCGGCCAGAAAAACCCCCGGCCACTTTTTGGACTGCAGGCCGTTATCCAGATGACGCGGATCGGCCATGTCGTACTCGATGGCATAGCCCGGTCTCAGAATGCGCACCGACTCCAAACCGCGTATGGAATGCAGCAGCTCCCGTTGCACATCCACCGGCAGAGAGGTCGATATGCCGTTGGGATAGACTTCGCGTACATGACGCCCCTCCGGCTCCAGAAAGATCTGGTGTCTTTCCCGATCGGCGAAGCGCACCACCTTGTCTTCGATGGAAGGACAGTAGCGGGGTCCGATGCTCTGAATCTGTCCGGTATAAAGCGGCGCCCGATGCAGATTGGCTCGAATGAGTTCGTGGCTGCGGCTGTTGGTATAGGTGATGTAACAGGAAACCTGCTCCAGCATCAAACGACCGGTCAGGAAGGAGAAGGGCGCCGGTGGATCGTCTCCCGGCTGCTCCTCCAGGAGATCCCAGCGAATGGAACGCCCGTCCAGGCGGGGAGGGGTGCCGGTTTTCATACGCGCCGTGGTGAGTTCCAAACGGGCCAGTCCCTCGCCGAGGAGCTGACTCGGAGCATCGCCCAAACGCCCCGCCGGGAATTGCCGTTCTCCCAAATGGGCCACGCCGCGCAAGAAGGTGCCCGTGGTCAAAACGACGGAACGGCAGAAGCAGGACTCGCCCCAATCGGTGACCACCCCGCATACGGCGTTGCCCTCCACCAGCAGGTCACGCACTTCGGCCTGGCGCAACACCAGGTTGGGCGTCTCTTCGAGAGCCTGGCGCATGCAGCGCCGGTAGAGCTGTTTATCCATCTGCGCCCGCGGACCGCGCACCGCCGGCCCCTTGCGCCGATTCAGCAAACGGAACTGAATGCCCGCCGCATC encodes:
- the mnmG gene encoding tRNA uridine-5-carboxymethylaminomethyl(34) synthesis enzyme MnmG gives rise to the protein MAEWFDVIVIGAGHAGCEAAHAAARLGASTLLLTQNLDTIGQMSCNPAIGGVGKGHLVREVDALGGLMGRVADAAGIQFRLLNRRKGPAVRGPRAQMDKQLYRRCMRQALEETPNLVLRQAEVRDLLVEGNAVCGVVTDWGESCFCRSVVLTTGTFLRGVAHLGERQFPAGRLGDAPSQLLGEGLARLELTTARMKTGTPPRLDGRSIRWDLLEEQPGDDPPAPFSFLTGRLMLEQVSCYITYTNSRSHELIRANLHRAPLYTGQIQSIGPRYCPSIEDKVVRFADRERHQIFLEPEGRHVREVYPNGISTSLPVDVQRELLHSIRGLESVRILRPGYAIEYDMADPRHLDNGLQSKKWPGVFLAGQINGTTGYEEAAAQGLVAGINGALFAAEKPLFRPGRDQCYIGVMIDDLVTRGVDEPYRMFTSRAEFRLLLRADNADARLTPIGRELGLVSEERWMRFVRKQELLVKGGEVLHSVRLPLREVLLERDESVVGYQTGWELLRRQDVDVERVWQLSGLAGEEEDVLAGLEVDAVYHGYREKQQEEVRRFRETEDWVIPEGFDWDGVGSLSVEIRQKCKRVRPQTLGQAYRIPGVTPAAVMAVWVALKRGL